A single Pseudomonadota bacterium DNA region contains:
- a CDS encoding glycoside hydrolase, producing MSAASRLPVVLCWHMHQPHYADPLTQVYQLPWVYLHAIKDYVDMAAHLEAQPGARAVVNFAPTLLEQIDDYATQVREYLDRGTELRDPLLVLLATGECPDDIQKRAALIRALLRANRKRMIDPFPPFRRIADLAERMLASPRDALYLNRQFFVDLVVWYHIAWLGETVRREDRRVRTLLDRSCNFTDQDRRLLLSLIGDLLAGVLPRYRVLAEAGKVELSVTPYAHSIAPLLLDLQSASEAMPGVELPDVPSYPDGESRVQWHIERGCQLFEEHFGRRPEGCWPAEGGVSTATLRMLGEAGFRWCASGENVLRHSRHHLGLAADDTTKRWLHRPYRIDASAAACFFRDDGLSDLIGFTYADWHADDAVADLINHLLRIEAETREIADRCVSIILDGENAWEYYPNNGHYFLSALYRRLADHPQLLLSTFSDQLATAEPHERLAGVVAGSWVYGTFSTWIGDPAKNRGWEMLVAAKQAFDGEVANGRLVGTAREQAERQLAICEGSDWFWWFGDYNPADSVADFERLFRRQLSTLYRLLQVPAPEYLDRPFTQGGGAPAGGGVMRSGKSPEP from the coding sequence ATGAGTGCCGCTTCCCGCCTGCCCGTGGTGTTGTGCTGGCATATGCACCAGCCTCACTACGCCGATCCGCTGACCCAGGTCTATCAGCTGCCCTGGGTCTATCTGCACGCCATCAAGGACTACGTCGACATGGCGGCTCATCTGGAGGCCCAGCCCGGCGCCCGGGCGGTCGTCAATTTTGCCCCGACATTGCTGGAGCAGATCGATGACTACGCGACCCAGGTGCGCGAGTACCTCGATCGGGGTACAGAGCTGCGCGATCCGCTGCTGGTGCTGCTGGCCACCGGCGAGTGCCCGGACGACATTCAGAAACGCGCGGCGCTGATCCGTGCGCTGCTGCGGGCCAACCGCAAGCGCATGATCGATCCCTTTCCACCCTTTCGGCGCATTGCGGATCTGGCCGAACGCATGCTGGCGTCTCCGCGGGACGCTCTCTACCTCAATCGTCAGTTCTTTGTCGATCTCGTGGTCTGGTATCACATCGCCTGGTTGGGAGAAACGGTACGGCGCGAGGATAGGCGCGTGCGCACCTTGCTCGATCGGAGCTGCAACTTCACGGATCAGGATCGACGGCTATTGCTGTCGCTGATCGGCGATCTGCTCGCCGGGGTGCTGCCACGCTATCGCGTTCTGGCCGAGGCGGGAAAGGTGGAACTCTCGGTGACGCCTTATGCTCACTCCATCGCACCGTTGCTGCTCGATCTGCAGAGCGCCAGCGAGGCCATGCCGGGGGTGGAACTGCCCGATGTGCCGTCCTACCCCGACGGTGAGAGCCGGGTGCAGTGGCATATCGAGCGCGGTTGCCAACTCTTCGAGGAGCACTTCGGCAGACGTCCCGAGGGTTGCTGGCCTGCGGAGGGCGGCGTGAGCACCGCCACGCTGCGGATGCTGGGTGAGGCCGGTTTCCGCTGGTGTGCCAGCGGCGAGAACGTGCTGCGGCACAGCCGCCATCATCTCGGGCTGGCGGCGGACGATACCACCAAGCGGTGGTTGCACCGTCCCTATCGCATCGATGCGAGTGCGGCGGCCTGTTTTTTCCGGGATGACGGGCTTTCCGATCTCATCGGCTTCACCTATGCCGACTGGCACGCTGACGATGCTGTGGCCGATCTGATCAACCATCTTCTGCGCATCGAGGCGGAGACGCGCGAGATCGCCGACCGCTGCGTTTCGATCATTCTCGACGGCGAGAACGCCTGGGAATACTACCCCAACAACGGTCACTACTTTCTCAGCGCGCTGTATCGGCGGTTGGCGGATCATCCGCAACTGCTGCTCAGCACGTTCAGCGATCAGCTGGCCACCGCAGAACCCCACGAGCGGCTGGCCGGGGTCGTTGCCGGCAGCTGGGTCTACGGGACTTTTTCCACCTGGATCGGTGACCCCGCCAAGAACCGTGGCTGGGAAATGCTGGTGGCGGCCAAGCAGGCCTTCGACGGCGAGGTGGCGAACGGACGGCTGGTTGGCACGGCGCGCGAGCAGGCCGAGCGGCAACTCGCCATCTGCGAGGGTTCCGATTGGTTCTGGTGGTTCGGCGACTACAATCCGGCCGACTCGGTGGCTGATTTCGAACGCCTGTTCCGCCGCCAGCTGAGCACCCTGTATCGGCTGCTGCAGGTGCCGGCGCCGGAGTACCTCGATCGTCCCTTCACCCAAGGCGGCGGCGCGCCCGCCGGCGGCGGGGTGATGCGCTCCGGGAAGTCCCCGGAGCCATGA